From a single Phacochoerus africanus isolate WHEZ1 chromosome 11, ROS_Pafr_v1, whole genome shotgun sequence genomic region:
- the GOLT1A gene encoding vesicle transport protein GOT1A yields the protein MACTSSVLSAPRPLPASTREVPQAACSMISITEWQKIGVGTTGFGIFFILFGMLLYFDSVLLAFGNLLFLTGLSLIIGLRKTFSFFFQRHKLKGTSFFLGGVLVVLLRWPLLGMCLETYGFFSLFKGFFPMAFGFLGSTSNIPFLSALFRRLQGTSSMV from the exons ATGG CATGTACAAGTTCGGTCCTCTCTGCTCCTCGCCCCTTGCCAGCTTCCACCAGGGAGGTCCCCCAGGCAGCCTGCAGCATGATCTCCATCACCGAATGGCAGA AGATTGGTGTGGGCACCACCGGCTTCggcatcttctttatcctcttTGGGATGCTCCTGTACTTTGACTCCGTGCTCCTCGCCTTCGGAAAT CTGCTGTTCCTGACCGGCCTGTCCCTCATCATCGGCCTGAGGAAGacgttttccttcttcttccagaGGCACAAGCTCAAGGGGACCAGCTTCTTCCTGGGGGGTGTGCTAGTTGTGCTTCTGCGCTGGCCCCTCCTGGGCATGTGCCTGGAGACCTACGGCTTCTTTAGCCTCTTCAA GGGCTTTTTCCCTATGGCCTTTGGCTTCCTGGGCAGCACCTCCAACATCCCCTTCCTGAGTGCG CTGTTCCGGAGGCTACAAGGCACCAGCTCAATGGTCTGA